In Vigna unguiculata cultivar IT97K-499-35 chromosome 3, ASM411807v1, whole genome shotgun sequence, a single genomic region encodes these proteins:
- the LOC114176532 gene encoding 14 kDa proline-rich protein DC2.15-like, which yields MASKVALVLCLNILFFSVVSCTYVPCNPPPKAPKHPPYTPVPKPPSTNYGTCPADTLKFGVCADVLGLIGVQLGKPPKTPCCELIHGLADLEAAVCLCTALKANILGINLNVPVKLNLLLNYCGKKTPKDFLCN from the coding sequence ATGGCTTCAAAGGTTGCTCTTGTGTTGTGTCTGAACATCTTGTTTTTCAGTGTGGTAAGCTGCACATACGTGCCATGCAACCCACCACCGAAAGCTCCGAAACACCCACCATACACACCTGTGCCAAAGCCACCTTCCACAAACTATGGGACTTGCCCTGCAGACACCCTTAAGTTTGGTGTGTGCGCTGATGTGTTGGGTTTGATCGGCGTGCAGCTTGGGAAGCCACCGAAGACGCCGTGCTGCGAACTCATCCACGGCCTCGCCGATCTTGAAGCCGCCGTCTGCCTCTGCACCGCTCTCAAAGCTAACATCTTGGGCATCAACCTCAATGTTCCCGTCAAGCTCAACTTGCTCCTCAACTACTGTGGAAAGAAAACTCCTAAGGATTTCCTCTGCAACTAA
- the LOC114177399 gene encoding 36.4 kDa proline-rich protein-like yields MSPKSKAKAMFFILKITMLNFLPPIYACAPSCTPPRHPKHPPHHGGGNPKVSPPLPPIIINPPVVPPPVVIYPPPSSPPYSPPHRTCPIDALKLGLCLDVLGGLVHVGIGDPVENVCCPVIQGLLDLEAAICLCTVIRAKLLNLNIFLPLALQVLITCGKTPPPGFVCPPLY; encoded by the coding sequence ATGTCTCCAAAATCAAAAGCTAAAGCCATGTTCTTCATCTTGAAAATAAcaatgttaaactttttgcCACCAATATATGCATGTGCTCCTTCTTGCACTCCGCCACGTCACCCCAAGCACCCACCGCATCACGGCGGAGGCAATCCAAAAGTATCCCCTCCTCTCCCACCGATCATAATCAACCCTCCGGTGGTGCCCCCGCCGGTGGTGATTTACCCTCCACCAAGCTCACCGCCGTACTCGCCGCCGCATCGGACATGCCCAATTGATGCCCTAAAATTGGGACTTTGCTTGGACGTGCTTGGGGGATTAGTGCATGTGGGGATAGGGGACCCAGTGGAGAACGTGTGCTGCCCCGTAATACAAGGGTTGCTTGACCTTGAAGCTGCTATTTGTCTCTGCACCGTTATTCGGGCTAAGCTTCTGAACCTGAATATCTTCTTACCTCTTGCACTTCAAGTTTTGATCACTTGTGGGAAGACTCCTCCACCTGGTTTTGTTTGTCCACCTCTGTACTGA
- the LOC114176500 gene encoding 14 kDa proline-rich protein DC2.15-like: MGSKACSSLAIFLTLNLLFFSLVSACGSYSCPGPTPKPKPTPSPSPSGSCPRDALKLGVCANVLNGLVNATVGQPPVTPCCTLLDGLVDLEAAVCLCTALKANILGINLNLPISLSLLLNVCSKQVPHDFQCA; the protein is encoded by the coding sequence ATGGGTTCCAAAGCTTGTTCCTCCCTCGCTATTTTCCTCACACTCAACCTCCTTTTCTTCTCCCTTGTCTCTGCATGCGGTAGTTACTCATGCCCCGGTCCAACCCCAAAACCAAAGCCAACACCCAGCCCCAGCCCCAGTGGGTCCTGCCCCCGTGACGCACTCAAACTAGGTGTATGCGCCAATGTGCTGAACGGCTTGGTCAACGCCACCGTGGGTCAACCACCAGTTACCCCTTGCTGCACCCTTCTCGATGGCCTCGTTGATCTTGAGGCTGCCGTCTGCCTCTGCACCGCTCTCAAAGCAAACATTCTCGGCATCAACCTCAACCTTCCCATCTCACTCTCCTTGCTTCTCAATGTTTGCTCCAAACAAGTCCCACATGATTTCCAGTGTGCTTAA